The genome window TCACCCTGATGCGCGAAGGGCGGCAGTTCGGCGGTCACCATGACGGTGGCGGCGTTCTTGAACTGCAACTGGTCCACTCGATCCTGAGGAACGGTCACGCCCAGCTTCTGCAACATGTTGACCATGGTCTGGATTGAGAAGAATACGTTGGTGGCCCGGTCACCGGTGTTGGCCAGTCCAATCACCAGACCAAACCCGATCAATTGGTTGGCGCGGACTCCGTTGACATTGGCCAGCTCTTTGATGCGAATGGCCCCGGCGTTCTCCGGAAGCATGAAGAAACAGAGCAGGAACGCAAACACCTTGAACAGCATCCGCTTACGAATCATTAGGTTCTCTCCCGTCTAAAATATGTGTTTGCTCTCTGATCATGACTAAAACGGCCAGATGCGCGCCAGGAACCGGGAAAACCAACCCGGGTTCTGTTCTTCCGAGACCACGCCTTTGCCTGAATACGTGATCGAGGCATTGGCGATGTTCTGCGACGAGATGGTGTTGTCGAAACCGATATCCACACGACGGATCAAGCCTCCAAGAACCATGGTCTGGTCCTCGTCGTTCACCATCACCGTGCGGCGTCCTTCAATTTTAAAAACTCCATTGGGCAAGACTTCCGTAATGACCGCCGCCATGGTGCCTGTCATGGTTCCCGCGCGCGTGGTGGTGCCTTCTCCATCGTGCGCACGGCCGACACTGGTACTTAAATTCGGATTGAACGACTGCGTGCTTCCAAGAAAATTGGAGACGCCCAGGTTCGTGGGCAGGCCCAGCACGCTCCCCGTTTCGAGGTCGATGGTGGAATCGCGCGAAGTGGCCGTGGTGGCCGAGTTTGAGGAAGTGAAGTTTTCCTCCAGCTCAATGGTCACCACATCTCCCATCTGTTTCGCCTTGGTGTCCGCAAAAAGCAAATTCTCCGAAGCTTCCCCAGGCCACAGGGAGCCCTCCATGCGTTGATACGGATTTGCTTTTTCCTCATAAATGGCATGCTTGAGGATGTCCTCAGCCGGATCCGATCTTTTTTCTTTCAATCCCGCACACCCGCCCAGGGCCAGCGCAGGCAGGGTGAGAGCCATTACCAGAATTCTGCGAAATATGGTTTGCATTCCGGCGTTCATTTTAAAATTCCACTTTCACGGTTTTGGAATCCATGACGGTTCCGTAAACGGTTTTTTGGGTTTGAAGGTTTTGCACCCTCACCATGGCATCCTGGAATCCGTTTTCCTGGACAAGTCCGGGTGCGGTGATTCGCAGCGGCCCCTTTTCAGCAACCAACAGGATCCGATCCCCACGTTTGACGACATGCACCCGCTTGATCATATAATTGGATATCATGTCCCCTGACCTGAGATTGCTCACAACCTCCTGGCCAATCACATCGGTTGTATTGGTCATGATGTTATTCATGAGCGGGTTGGTGGAAGCGATCTCCACCAGCTTCACATCTTCCTCGGAAATGACGTGACCCCTCTGCATGGTTGTCGTTGCCTGGACCACATCAAATCGAACTTCAACATTGGCCAGAATGGTTGCCCGATGCCTGATAACATTATCGACGCGGAAAGTCAGGTTGAAGGGTATCGTCCCCAGCCGGTTCTTATGCCCGGGAAAGCGGAATTCAAAATCCACCATGCCTTCCGGCAAGTTCACATCCCCACCTTTATAAATGATATCCACCTGCATGCGATCGCGAGGCCACGTCAACTGACGGGTCAAATATTGAAGCGCTTTCTCCCGGATGACTTCCACTTCAATCACCTGGGTGGTGGAAGACGCCCAAGCCGGGATGCCAGAAATTGCAATCAGGCAAACCAGAAGGCTGGCTACGAGCAGCAGGTGACTCTGGAATCTTTTTCTGGTTTTGTTAATCATTGTGGCCCCTCATCAACGTTTCAGGTTGCTCGCAATCTGAAGCATCTCGTCCGCGGTTTGAACTGTCCGGGAATTGACCTCGTAGGCCCGTTGCGCGGTGATCAGGTTCACCAGCTCCTCCACCACGCTCACATTGGACAGCTCCAGGAATCCCTGCTTGACGGTTCCCCGGTTATCCAGGCCCGGCGTTCCGACAATGGGCGTTCCCGAAGATCCGGTTTGTAAAAACAGGTTGTCACCCAGGGCCTGAAGGCCGGCCGGGTTTTGAAACGTGGCAGTCTGAATGTTTCCCACAACCGAGGGAGTCGGCGAGTTCGGCTGGGTGACGGACACCACCCCGGAGGGGTCCACCGAAATGGCCAGTGCGTTCTGCGGTATGGTAACGGCAGGCTGCATGAGCAAACCGTCCGAAGTGACGATCTGTCCCGTCTGATTCAGTTTGAACGTGCCGGAGCGGGTATAGGCGATGTTACCGCTTGGTGTCGTGATTTGGAAAAATCCCTCGCCTTCGATCGCGATATCCAACGGGTTCTGCGTCTGGGCAAAATCCCCTTGCAAAAATATTTTCTGAACCGCTGCCGGTTTCACACCCAGACCCAGCTGGATACCCGTCGGAACCTGGTTACCGGTGTTGGAAAGCGTTCCCTGTAATCTCAGCGTCTGGTACAGCAGATCCTGAAAATCTGCACGGCTTCGCTTGAAACCAGAAGTGTTCACGTTGGCCAGGTTATTGGATATCACGCTCACGTTCAGGTCCTGGGCGTTCATCCCGGTTGCTGCGGTGAATAGCGATCGAATCATGGCTATGTTCCTTTATTGCTGTAAAGTTTTGGACGGCGTGTTACGTCTGCGAACGTGTCACGCCAATCGCGCAATGCTGTTGACCGAATTCTGATCGGCTTCGTCTATTGATTGAATGATCCGTTGATACGCTTCGAACGTTCTCACGGTCTGGATCATTTTGCTCATTTCTTCAATGGCGCTGACATTGCTGGTCTCCACAAAACCCTGCATGACGCTCGCCTGCTCGTTGGGAAGCGGTTGCTGATCCGGATCCTCCATCACATACATGCCGTCACCTTCCTTTAACAACGCCGACTGATCTTCGAACCGCACCACCTTCACCTGGCCAACGGGCTGAACTTCAAGACCACTTCCGATCGAGACGGTGCCTTGCCTGTCGATGGTGATCTGACCCCCGGTCGGCGGAATCAAAAGAGGTTTGTCGTCTGTCGTCTGGATGAGGTGTCCGTTCTTATCTACGAATTGACCCTGCTCATTGAGCTTGAAGTTACCGACCCGTGTGTAACGGGTGCCCTGTGGCGTGGTCACGGCGAAAAAGCCGTCACCGTCCAGCGCCAGGTCCAAATCGTTTCCAGTGTTCAGCAGCGTGCCTTGTTGGAAATCCGTGGTCTGGCCGTTGACTTCCACATAACTCACAGCATGATTGGAAAGGCCCATGGGCAGCAGGGTGTTGCGGTTGTTCGCCATGCTTTCCTGAGCTGCGAATGGCGGCACCATTTCTTTGAATACGAGGTCGTCTTTTTTAAAGCCGGGGGTGTTCAGATTGGCGAGGTTGTTGCTGATAACCTCCAGCTTTCTGTGTTGCTTCACCCCGGCTGAGGATGCTATATATAAACCTTCTTGCATGAGTGACTCCTTTTGGCCCGATGCACCCAAGTCAGCAAGAACGGTGCCAAAACTTAAGCATCTGTTTTTCTGTTACTAAGCAGCCTGCAAACCCCTTTTATTGTTGGATTTAACACTCCCTTCCGGGGTCGAAACCAAGGCCGTTCTGGCTCACGCGGGCGTCGGATTTTTGGCAGAAATTTCCGGGACACCGTGTCTCAGGTGTCAAAATTGCCGGGTTCCGGGATTTTAACAATCAACTAACGGAGTTCTTCTGTTTCTAAAGAGGAGAGGGTTCGTCTATGGAACATATAAGCGTTGATGAATTGCACGAGCGGGTGTCTGACATGGGTCCGGATGATTTGATTCTGGATGTGCGTACGGATGAGGAATTTGAGGAAGGTCACATCAAAGGTGCGCGCAACCAGACGCACGAGGAAGTAGCCGGTATTGCCGAAGACCTGAAGAAATATAAAAATGTCTATGTGCATTGCAAAATGGGTGGACGTGCAAAGCAGGCGGCCGAAACCTTGGAGGAGGCCGGCCTGAGCAACATCATTTGTGTCAGCCAGGGTGGGATGCAGCGTTGGATGGATATGGGCTGGGAGATGGAGTGAGGCGGGCTTCCAGCTACCTCATCAGAAATTTTGCAGGCAATAAAAAACCGGGAATGGGTCGAAACCCATTCCCGGTTTGTATTTTGAGAATGCCCGTCAGTTAGTACTTCAGGGTATTCCAGGCCGTAATGGCTTTCTGGCCGTTACGTTCCTTGTTCTGTCCATTCCAGATAGCGATGGCCATCGGAACCTTGCCGCTCGAGAACTGAGCGTCGTTGGCATCATCCGTCTTCAAGCTGCGCTTGAAAACAACGGCCCACCGGTTGTTGCTCCAGTTGCCTTTGCCATCGACGTCCTGGTTCGCCTGCGTGGTCAGCGTGGAGAAGCCCTCAGCGTTGAGGTCTTCCACCGGAGACCGGCGCATGGAAGCGTCGGACAGGATATTGTGTGTAGCGCGGCCCGGGTTGTAAACGCCTTCGTTTTTACCCATGCCAAAGTCCACATAGGTCGAACGATTGGCGATTTCGCCCGCGCCACCGGTGTGAACGCCGCCTTTAGCGCGCTCGTCCTTGCTGCCGGTCATATCCGACTTCAGAGCGCCCTTCAGCAACAGATCGCCATCCGGCTCATACATGTAGTAACCCGCGGAACCCATGGCCATGTCGGCGTAGTAGTCCTCCATGTCCTGCATTCCAGAGTTACCGGCCTTGCCGGCGCCTTCCTTGTCCCACGTGGCTTTCCACTGCCAGATGTTGACGCGCTCGCCATCAGAACCCATGGTGAACGGAGGTTCACTGCCGGCTTTGACAGGGAACATCAGCGCCGCCTGGTCCTTGTAATGCTGCGACTGGACCATGATGTCATTGCGGTCACCGTCGCTCCACTCCAGGCGAACGGCGAGTTCCTTATCGTTCCTGGCCGCTTTGACGTTCACCCACTTCGTAGCCGGGTTCGGCCACATCGGGTTGGTGATCATCTGCGGGTCCATATCGATGACAATGTGCCGATCCTTGGTCGGACCATAGTTGGACCAGAAAGGATCGGTTGGGTCAATCGGAATGTCCCGCTTGCCAACATTCAAGGCTTCGATGGTTGCCGCCGACGACACCATCGCACTGCCCAGAACGAACGCGGCAATCATTACGAATACAACGGTTTTTTTCATTTTCACGGTTTTCCTCCTGTTTAGCAGTTTCCGGGTTTGCCAGCTCCATCCCTCGCACTCCAAACCGGGGTTTCAAACCGCCTCCCGGAACAGGGGCGAACCCCTGTCCCGGTATGGCAGATGAGACCCGACTTAGAACGCACCAGGATGTTCTTCGGGACGGACGTAGAAAGGCTCTTCAACCGTGACACGGATGATCTCCTTACCCTTCCGGTTAAACCCGATGATGGTGTCGTTGTACATCTCGAACTTCTTGCCGTGAATATTGGTCTCGAAGATCTTCGGACCCGGCTCGCGCTTCCACTTGAAGATGATGCGCTGCGTCGTCCGGAACAACTGCAAGACACCCAAAAGATCCCGGTCCGGAACCATGTACTGATCGATCGAGTGATCCACGCCCGGTCCGAACATCTGCTGCGAATACGATCGCGGCACATGGCGGGACGGAACATAATACCCGTTCGGCTCCGTACCAAACTGCGGGTACAACGGCAGAGCCACTTTCCGGTCCTTGATCAGGTAGTACTGAGGATTGTCCGGATCGTGAGCCCATTCCCCGTTAGAACCGATTTTCACGAGGCCCTGAAGACGAATCTTGCCGACGCAAGCCGCCATACAACGGGTCTCCATCTGGTCACCCTCGGTCAAAGGATCCAGTCCTTCGATGCGCGGGTAACACGCGATGCATTTTTCCGAAATACGCGTCGTACCCCGGAACATCGGTTTCTTGTACGGGCACTGCTCCACGCACTTTTTGTATCCGCGGCAGCGGGACTGATCGATCAGTACGATCCCGTCTTCCTG of Nitrospina watsonii contains these proteins:
- a CDS encoding rhodanese-like domain-containing protein gives rise to the protein MEHISVDELHERVSDMGPDDLILDVRTDEEFEEGHIKGARNQTHEEVAGIAEDLKKYKNVYVHCKMGGRAKQAAETLEEAGLSNIICVSQGGMQRWMDMGWEME
- the flgF gene encoding flagellar basal-body rod protein FlgF — protein: MQEGLYIASSAGVKQHRKLEVISNNLANLNTPGFKKDDLVFKEMVPPFAAQESMANNRNTLLPMGLSNHAVSYVEVNGQTTDFQQGTLLNTGNDLDLALDGDGFFAVTTPQGTRYTRVGNFKLNEQGQFVDKNGHLIQTTDDKPLLIPPTGGQITIDRQGTVSIGSGLEVQPVGQVKVVRFEDQSALLKEGDGMYVMEDPDQQPLPNEQASVMQGFVETSNVSAIEEMSKMIQTVRTFEAYQRIIQSIDEADQNSVNSIARLA
- the flgG gene encoding flagellar basal-body rod protein FlgG, translated to MIRSLFTAATGMNAQDLNVSVISNNLANVNTSGFKRSRADFQDLLYQTLRLQGTLSNTGNQVPTGIQLGLGVKPAAVQKIFLQGDFAQTQNPLDIAIEGEGFFQITTPSGNIAYTRSGTFKLNQTGQIVTSDGLLMQPAVTIPQNALAISVDPSGVVSVTQPNSPTPSVVGNIQTATFQNPAGLQALGDNLFLQTGSSGTPIVGTPGLDNRGTVKQGFLELSNVSVVEELVNLITAQRAYEVNSRTVQTADEMLQIASNLKR
- the flgA gene encoding flagellar basal body P-ring formation chaperone FlgA, which gives rise to MINKTRKRFQSHLLLVASLLVCLIAISGIPAWASSTTQVIEVEVIREKALQYLTRQLTWPRDRMQVDIIYKGGDVNLPEGMVDFEFRFPGHKNRLGTIPFNLTFRVDNVIRHRATILANVEVRFDVVQATTTMQRGHVISEEDVKLVEIASTNPLMNNIMTNTTDVIGQEVVSNLRSGDMISNYMIKRVHVVKRGDRILLVAEKGPLRITAPGLVQENGFQDAMVRVQNLQTQKTVYGTVMDSKTVKVEF
- a CDS encoding flagellar basal body L-ring protein FlgH, which codes for MQTIFRRILVMALTLPALALGGCAGLKEKRSDPAEDILKHAIYEEKANPYQRMEGSLWPGEASENLLFADTKAKQMGDVVTIELEENFTSSNSATTATSRDSTIDLETGSVLGLPTNLGVSNFLGSTQSFNPNLSTSVGRAHDGEGTTTRAGTMTGTMAAVITEVLPNGVFKIEGRRTVMVNDEDQTMVLGGLIRRVDIGFDNTISSQNIANASITYSGKGVVSEEQNPGWFSRFLARIWPF
- a CDS encoding ethylbenzene dehydrogenase-related protein — encoded protein: MECEGWSWQTRKLLNRRKTVKMKKTVVFVMIAAFVLGSAMVSSAATIEALNVGKRDIPIDPTDPFWSNYGPTKDRHIVIDMDPQMITNPMWPNPATKWVNVKAARNDKELAVRLEWSDGDRNDIMVQSQHYKDQAALMFPVKAGSEPPFTMGSDGERVNIWQWKATWDKEGAGKAGNSGMQDMEDYYADMAMGSAGYYMYEPDGDLLLKGALKSDMTGSKDERAKGGVHTGGAGEIANRSTYVDFGMGKNEGVYNPGRATHNILSDASMRRSPVEDLNAEGFSTLTTQANQDVDGKGNWSNNRWAVVFKRSLKTDDANDAQFSSGKVPMAIAIWNGQNKERNGQKAITAWNTLKY
- a CDS encoding 4Fe-4S dicluster domain-containing protein — protein: MPEVYNWQLGRMMTYIYEEKHPKEQFTFVFNTNRCIACQTCTMAHKSTWTFSKGQEYMWWNNVETKPYGGYPQFWDWKILKMLEQSNPGQNVWNVRKTSNKAIHGVYEGVTIFEAPAKIGLNQQAIGYVPTDEEWRFPNFGEDTAHGREFTQSREGTFGGDNGVKSVLPEHKIWFFYLQRICNHCTYPGCLAACPRKAIYKRQEDGIVLIDQSRCRGYKKCVEQCPYKKPMFRGTTRISEKCIACYPRIEGLDPLTEGDQMETRCMAACVGKIRLQGLVKIGSNGEWAHDPDNPQYYLIKDRKVALPLYPQFGTEPNGYYVPSRHVPRSYSQQMFGPGVDHSIDQYMVPDRDLLGVLQLFRTTQRIIFKWKREPGPKIFETNIHGKKFEMYNDTIIGFNRKGKEIIRVTVEEPFYVRPEEHPGAF